The Anabaena sp. PCC 7108 region AAAATTGAAGTCTCATCTAAAGTTGATAAAATTTGACTAACTACTGCTTTTGGTCCATCTGAACCCCAAGTTGCACCATTTGCTAAATAAGCTTTAGTAACTTGTCCAATACCATAGGAAGATACACCAGCTACTCCCGCTTGAGTTATGGCTATGGATAGATATGGTGCCATTGTCACTCCTGCTGTTGCTGTTGCAGAGATACCAAGTAAGGTTTTTAACCCACTTAAACCCAAATTTGCTAATAGTTCACTAGCACCGATACCACCCATACTCAAGGCGATTTTTTGGAGTAATTTAACAGCACCAGTTTCTGTCATGGGGATACCATAAAGTTGAGATAAGCCTAAAATTAAAGCAATATCAATAATCACAGCACTGAGGATATCAACTACAGTAACAGGATTGAGTGCGATCGCTAATGATTTTGTCATCACCGCTTTCCAAATCAACTCATTTGCATTCTGTTCTCGAATCATCAGTTTGCGTTCTACTACTTGCTCATTAACACTATCAGCATAAAGCATCGTATTCAGTGCTACTAAAGCTTTACCTTCCCGTTGCAGAATCTCTAAAATTTTCAGTTTTAATTGATCAACTTGAGCATGACCTTGACGTAACTGTATACCTCTGCTACCATCGGCACGATGCACCGCAGTTTTTACCAATGGTGAAGCCGCAGACATAACAATTTCATCCGGTGAAACTAACTCTCGCACCCTATCATCCCGGATTTTTTGATAAATTGCCATTCTGTCAGCTTCTGGATATTGATCAACCTTGTTAAATACCAAAATTATCGGTTTACCAGCTTCTCGCAACTGGGAAAGTGCTTCATGTTCCATCTTTGTCATATCCGCAGTAATCACAAAAAGAATCAAATCTGCTTGTTTGGCGATTTTTTCAGCTAATACAGCGCGGGTTTCTCCATCTACTTCATCTAGTCCAGGAGTATCAATTAATTCTACTTGGGATTGATTATTGGTACGCAAAGTAACTCGTAAAGCCCGTTCAGTTTCACCAATTATTTCTTCAGTAATAGTCCAATTAACTTTTTGTTCTGTACGGGTGACACCGTGTAATGGTCCAGTCTCAAATACTGATTGTCCAACTAAAGCATTTAATAAGGAAGACTTTCCTCGTCCTACCATACCAAAAGCTGCAATCTGTACTACCATGCTGTCTAATTTACTCAACATGGTTTCTAAATCAGTAATTTCTGCTTCCAAACCTGATTTTTCCTGAGTAGTCAGGTCAAGATTATTAACTAAATTTCTCAGTGCCGTTTTCGCTTGTTTATAGTTAAGTTCGGCTTGAATGTCTTCAAATGTGAAAATAGCACTGTCCAGTTCTTCTTGCCATTTAGTTGATTCGTTTGCAGAAGGTTCAGGTAATTTCGAGGTCATATTAATTTTGGGATTTTGGATATAGCTAATTTTTAATGAATTTAGTTATTTGTATATTAAATAATTGATGTTATAATGATTCCATCATATTATCCACAGAAAAGAATTATTAAAAACTATTTCATTATATCATAACTCATGAAAAAACCAGACCAACTTGAAAAGTTATATCTCCAAGATTTAGAACTGAGAAAAAATTGGTATTCTCCTGTAGCAGATGCTTATAACAAAGTCAGACCACGCTATTCTCAAGAAATTATTAATCGTACTATAGAATTAGCTGAACTGACTCCTGAAAGCAAAATACTTGAATTAGGATGCGGACCAGGAAATGCAACTGTATCTTACGCTCAATTAGGATGTTCATTGTCTTGTTTAGAACCGAGTCAAGAAGCTTGTAAGTTTGCCAGACAAAACTGTGCAGCATATCCAAACGTAGAGATTAAGCAAACAACTTTTGAAGAATGGCAACTAGAACCAGGGAAATTTAAGGCGGTTTTAGCAGCAACTTCTTTTCATTGGATGAATCCTAATATTGCTTATGCAAAATCCGCTGAGACTTTAGAGAAAAATGGTTCTTTGATTTTGCTGTGGAATATGACACCTCAACCTAATTATGAGGTATATAAAACATTGCATGAGGTTTATCAAATTCATGCTCCATCTTCAGCCAGATATGAAGATAGTACAACTCAAGTAAAGATAGTCAAATCTTTAGGAGAAAAAGCTATTGACTCAGGTTATTTTCAAGATTTAGTTACCGATCATATTCTCTGCCAAGTGACTTATAGTATTGATAATTATTTGCTGCTTTTAAATACTCTTTCACCGTATTTAAAGTTAGAAGCATCGATTAGAAATGCTTTATTTGCTGGTCTACGGGAAAAAATAGAGCAGCATTATGGAGGCAGTATTGAGATTACATATGTTTCCGCTTTTCAGGTAGCAAAAAAGGTTTAGTAGAGGTTTTTCGGTAAGTAAACCCCAAAGTAGAAAATAAATCTAAAAAATGCTAATTGTCGTGATTGTCATTAATATCATTATCTCCGTAATTTTGCTATATTTCGCCAATAAAATGTGGCAAATCAAACAAGAATTGGTAGCAGTAACTGATAAATTAACCAACTATGAACGTGCTACCCATGTAACGTTAAATACAGCACCACAAAGTATACATACAGGACAGCAGCAGATATATAACCTGCGCCAAATTAATCAAAGACTAGAACTGCAAATCCAACAAATGCAGCAAATTCTCAATCTCATTTTACTAGGAAGAAAAATTTGGCAGCAATCTTTTTGGAACATAGGGTCTTGCCAGAGGAGAAAACCCACCTAAAATGGGTGTAAAGAGAAAAATAATTAAAATGTCTAATAACCGTTCTGGAGTATTTATTGGTGGCTTGATGCTAGGAGCGACTATTGGTGCTTTAACCAGCTTACTTGTTGCTCCACGCACAGGACGCGAAACACGTAAACTTTTGAAAAAATCTGCGGATGCTTTACCCGAATTGGCAGAAGATATATCAACAAGCGTGCAAATTCAGGCAGATCGTCTTTCTAATAGCGCCTTGCGAAACTGGGATGATACTTTAGAGAGACTGCGGGATGCGATCGCAGCTGGGGTAGATGCTACACAGCGAGAAAACCAAGCCATACAAAGGCAAACACCTGCTAATGCCGAAAATCAAGATTCTCTCACCCAGCATCTAGAACGCTCATAAATAACATAACTGTGATTGATCCTCTGTTTTGGCTGGGACTGTCCCTCCTCTTAGTCGCTGCTAGTCTAACTACTTTGTTAGTGGCGGCTATACCGGCTTTGCAGGAATTAGCACGCGCTGCTCGCAGTGCCGAAAAATTCTTTGATACTCTCTCACGGGAGTTACCCCCCACTCTCAACGCCATTCGCAATACTAGTTTAGAAATAACAGATTTAACCGATGATGTTAGTGAAGGTGTCAAAAGTGCCAGTCAAGTTGTTAAGCAAGTAGATCACAGCTTAGACAGTGCCAAAAAGCAAGCCCAAAATGTTCAAGTTACTACACGTAGCGTTTTAGTTGGTGTTAAAGCTGCATGGAAAACATTTACCCGCCCAAAGCCTACTAGACGAAGCACCGAATGCTTGCCCATGAACGAAAAACCACCGCTAACGTTGCGAGAGCGAGAAGCACAGAGACAAGAAAATCGGCGCACACAACTAGAAACCTACCGTCTAAATAACGGTTATGGTGAAACTGCTAGTTGGGAAAGGGATTTAAATCAGGAAGATTTAAGTTGAAGAAGATGGGGAGATTGGGGAAAATCACCCATCACCAATCACCCATCACCAATTACACTTTGTCCAGATGTCTTAGATTAGAGTAAAGTAAACAAGTGTAAAGAAGTATCATTTTTCCCATACTTGTTTAAAACAACTTGTTCACTTCCACCCGTTAATACTTATATAAAAAAGTCCATGCAGCTTTGTTTTTGGCGACTAGTTTTAGTATTCATTGCAGTCTTTTGCTTTTCTGGGTCAATTTGGGCAATGCAATCTCCATCAGCCCTAGCTTACGAAAATCCTGACCTACTACCTGCCATATTCACTCCAGTTGTAGATTTAGCTAAATCGCTCCCTGATCCACAAGAAGAAAAATTGGTCAGAGAACTAGAACAATTTGAAACGGATACTGGTTGGAAATTGCGAGTATTGACCCAGTATGACCGTACCCCAGGTAGAGCAGTAATCAAATATTGGGGTTTAGATGACAAAAGTATTCTCCTAGTTGCCGACTCTCGTGGTGGTAATATCCTCAGTTTTAGTGTTGGTGACGCAGTTTATGAATTTTTACCCAGGACTTTCTGGATTGAACTGCAAACCCGGTTTGGTAACTTGTACTTTGTGAGGGAACAAGGGGAAGACCAAGCCATCCTGCAAGCCTTAGATTCAGTTAAAGGTTGTTTACTTAAAGGTGGTTGTAATGTCGTTCCCGGACTACCAAGAGAACAATGGATATTAACCCTCATTACTTCCGCTGTGGGTGGGGTTATTTGTGGCTTTGCTGCTCAACCTCGCAATGATAAACAAGTTTTTGCTTGGCAATGGGCTTTAATTTTCTCACCATTATGGGGAATTTTGTTTATTGCCTTCGGTATTGGACCTGTGGTTACTCGTACAAGCGATTGGTTGCCTCTAGTTCGCAATATCTCCGCTTTTTTAATTGGTGTTTTAGTCGCTTATTTATCTCCAGTTTTCAGTCGTCCTTCTTCCAGTCACGAGTCTTAACTTTAAGAAGAAGGTAACAGGTAAGAATATCCCTCTGCCTTGTTCCTGCATTCTGATGATAAGCTGAAAGCTAATGTGTGAGAAGCTGAACAGCAATGGAATGGCACGTAACTGATGCTCAAAGCTTGGCAATAATTGATAGTGAAATTGGCGATCATGTCTTTTCACCAGCAGAGTATGAGATAGTCCGGCGAGTAATATACGCAACATCGGATTTTGAGTATAAGTCCTTAATCCGGTTTTCGGAACACGCTTTACAATCAGGAGCAGCAGCACTAGCAGCACGCACCACAATTGTAGTAGATGTGCCAATGGTACAAGTCGGTATCGCCTACGATATTCAAAATACTTTTGCCAACCCAGTATATTGCAGCATGGAAGCGCTGACACGCCCACAAAAAGAAAAAACTCGTGCTGCTTGGGGAATTGAAACTCTTGCCAAGCGTTATCCAGAGGGTATCTTTGTGGTCGGTCAAGCCCAAACAGCATTAACTGCACTTGTAGAGTTAATTGAAACTGAAGAAATTCGACCGGCGTTGATAATTGCCACCCCAGTGGGATTTGTCAATGTAGATACTGTTAAAGAACGGTTGCAAGAATCTTTAGTACCTTATATTACTATTGACAGTCGCAAAGGTAATGCAGTTGTGGCATCTGCAATTGTCGATGGCTTGGTTGATTTAGCCTGGCAGGCTTATGGACAAGATCGGAATGGGGGAAATTAACCGAGAAATGAGGAAGTGGGGAGAATTAATATCTATCATCCCCTCTCCTTCTGTTCTTTTCTGGACGACGACGCGGCTTTTCCCACTGGTCTTCACGTAAGCGGAGACTGACTTCATTAAAGAAATCCTGTCGCACTAATGGATAGTCGCTGATCCATAAGTTGCGACTAGGAATGTAGATATTGCTAAATTCTTCAATGCGACTTAAATCTGAGCTATTTGACATTACTATCATTTCTGCTATTTGACCACGTGCGATCGCTTTGTGGGCAGGACGTAATGGCGCTTCAAATTCTACAGTAAATCCTGTGTCGTCTCCCAATTCTAAGTTAATTCGTTTTTCGCGGTTTTCGATAATTACCAACTCGCCTTTATTATTGACGGTTTCTTGTTTACCCATTAACCGATCTGTAATCCACCAGTCTAGTACCCGCCCGCGAAAAAAGCCGCTGTACTTGTAACGTCGGCACTTTGAGTTACGGATACTCGCTTGAAAGACTGGATACCACAACCAAAAAAAAGCGCCAAATACCCCGAATATCAAAATAAACCCAAAATCTAGCTTGAAAAGGGTTTGAACCAGTAAAATTAAAACTACAGTAACTACAGAAATTAATAGTCGCTGTAACAAATTGCTGAATTTTCCCCAATAGTACTTATACTGTGTCCCAGTACCAATCAAAGGAATGATTTGTTCAAATTTTTGGCGAGTTAGAGGAACAAGCATGAGTTGTGAGTGCTGAGTGCTGAGTTGTGAGGTGAAAATTTAGAGTATTTTTTCTAATCCATATACTAAAGACTTTAGCTGGTTTACTTTACGAATTGCGAGTAAAACTCCAGGCATATAGCAGGCGCGATCGCTTGTATCATGGCGTAAAGTGTAAATTTGACCAGCCGCGCCAAAAATCACTTCTTGATGGGCAATCAGTCCTGGTAAGCGGATACTATGAATTCTAATCCCTTCATCAGCAAGAGAGCCTCTGGCTCCGGGTATCTTCTCAGTTTCTTCGACTTGAGGCGGGTTAAAGCTTTTACCCAATTCGGCTAATAATTGTGCTGTTTGAATTGCTGTACCACTAGGAGCATCTGCTTTTTGGTTATGATGAAGTTCAATAATTTCTACATGATCAAAATATTTAGAAGCTGTAACGGCGGCTTGTTGTAGCAATACCATACCAATAGAGAAATTAGGAATCAGCAAGCAACCAGTACTGGCTTTTTCCGCAAAATCTGTCAAATCTTGAATTTGTTCAGGACTTAAACCTGTGGTTCCGACCACCGGACGAATACCGTAAGCGATCGCACTGCGAATATTACTATAAACTGAGTCAGGATGGGTAAAATCTACCATCACTCCAGGAGCCATCTGTCTTTCACCCGCCACATAGCCTAACATTGGCTCTAGTTGGTTAGTAATTGGCACTTCTAAAGGTTCGCTTAAACCTGCCAATTCCCCTGCGTCTTTTCCCTGATGTTCAGCAGAAGTATCCAGAGCGCCCATTAAAATCATATCAGGTGCTTGAGCCACCGCTTTAATTACTTCCCGTCCCATTTTGCCAGCTGCACCGTTGACAATTACCGGGATAGTAGATTGATTAGTCATAATTTCAGAAATGCGTTTTTAGTCATTTTACTTACATTTGGCACCAAATCCGACAATTGAGTGATAATCAATTTGATAATCAATTTCAGCGATTTAACTCAGGAGGCATGAGTTATGGAAGAATTACTAGAACTTCAACAATTGCTGATTAGTGGCAATATTTCTGAGGCGTTGTTGCTAGTCGAAGAGATGACAGAAATGAGCAAAGATGACAAGCTAAATAAAATTTTTAGTTTTGGCATTATTTTACTAATGCATTTGATTAAACAATCTGCCGAAAAGCGTTCAACAAAATCCTGGGAAATATCTATTGCTAATGCAGTTAAGCAAATTCAACGCACCAACAAACGACGCAAAACTGGTGGAAATTACATCACTACAGCAGAATTACAAGAAACTTTAGAAGATGCCTATCAGTCTGCTTTAAATCAGGCAGCATTGGAAGCATTTGCAGGTAAATATGATCCAGAAACAGTGGCGAAGATGGTAGATAAAGAGATGATATTAGAACAAGCGATTGCATTAATATTAGGTAATGCTACATGAATTATTAAATAACCATTAAATAACCATAATTATATTCGTTGTAAAATGTGAGAAATAGTTAATTGTAATTCTGTAAATAGTGGAGATATGATTAGATCATCACCTTTAAATTGATTAACTTGATATTCTCCATCAATTAAAGAATAAACTGAGAGAGTCGGTTGTTTAGGATTACCAATAAATCTTCTACCACCGAAAGCAGCATAATCAACAATCCAATATTCAGGAATACCCATAGATTCATATTCATCAGCTTTAGTAGAATAATCTGTTTTCCAATTACTACTAACAATTTCTATTACCAAAGGAACAGAAGCAGCTTGAGTAATGGTTGATTCCTTTTTCCAGAAAGGTTCATTCACTAAATTTTCAGGATTTAGTAATAAGATATCAGGTGAATAAGCAGATTTAGAATTTGATGGTTTTATAAATGTTGTTTTTGGTATTAGATAGTTAAGGTCAAGTTTATCTAATTCTGCTGATAATTTACGGACTAAAAAACCAATAACTAATTCATGATCTCCTACTGGTGGATTCATTTCAATAATTACTCCATCATGTAACTCATAGCGTAAACCTGTTTCTGGATACCATTGGATAAATTCGTCAAAGGTTACTGGTTTCGTTAATATTTGTACCATAATTGACCTCTTACATGATTATTGCTAACGAATAATTATGATGATGGCATTTCCCAATCAGATAAAATAGATTATAGCCCCTTGCGGGGGTTGGGGGTGGGGTTTTTCTCAACCAAGAAACGCTATATTATTCTATATCATCTGCAAGTTTTACATCCATCACCCACGAAAACCATGACTTCCCCTGTTCAACAATATTATCAATTTGGTGGTAGTCTTCCTCCTCATGCACCGACTTACGTCACACGCAAAACAGATGAAGATTTATATCAAGCTGTGAAAGCTGGAGAGTTTTGTTTTGTTCTCAACTCTCTACAAATGGGAAAATCAAGTTTGCGTGTCCGCACTATGCAAAGATTACAAACAGAAAAAATCGCTTGTGTCGCTATAGATTTAACAGCCATTGGCACATCAGGATTAAATTCTGAACAATGGTATAATGGCATTATTAATAATATTTCTGAAAGTTTAAAATTAGAAGATAAATTTGATTTAGATGCTTTATGGGAAGAAAATAAACCACTTTATAAATTTGGCAAAATACACAATAATGATTATCATTAAAATATGAATATACCAATCATCACAGTTGTTGCTGGACTTGCTGGCTGTGGGAAAACTACTTGGATTTGCCAAAAGTTGCAAAATACCGTTTCCCTTGACAATGTAATTTATTATAGTCCTGGAAATGGCAAGGTTCCCATAGACCAAACGCGCATAGCTGCGGAATTCCCAGAAGTAAAAGTCTTTGGAGACGGACAAGAAATCGAATTTTACACCCAGCTAGAAACCGCCAAACTAGCCTATATTGAACTGGGGTTTTATTTGGAATTAAGTGCCATTCAGCAAATATTAAATGATGTACCCTATATTGCTATAGCAATTTTACCACCACAGATCCAAGATTCTGAATATCATCATTGGGCAGAAAAAATTGTCAAAGGTGCAAATATTGATATCAGTATTTCCCCAAGTCAACTTTGGCGCGTTCCCAGCAGTGGTCAAGTAATTGACGAAGATAGTTTAAATGAATTTTGGTATGAAATTACTCATCATGCTTATGGTCAAGTTACCCGTGCTAAAGGAATTTTTGATGTAGCCGATGGTCGGTCAATTTACGGTGATTTTGTCGCGGGTATCCCAGCAACAGATTTTCTAGAATTGGACTTACCACGTCATTTAGAAGGCAGACCAGAGCGATTTAGTGGTATGGAAGTATGGGGTAAAAATTTAGACGAGTCAGCAATTAAACAAACTTTGCAAGATTGTTATTTATCAGACATCGGCATTAAACAATACCAAGAACAGGTTAAACTGATTTTATCAGAAGGGGAAATAAATCAGTGAAAATAGCGGTAATGTCATGTATTCATGGCAACTCTGAAGCCTTGGATGCAGTTTTATCAGATATAGATCACCAAAAAGCGGAAAAAATCTTTTGTCTGGGAGATTTAGTCGGATATGGCCCTTATCCAAATGAGGTAGTCACACAAATTCGTTCTTTGGAAATTCCTACTTGTGCGGGTTGTTGGGATGAAGATATTGTTGAAGGGTTGAATGCGTGTGATTGCAGTTATCCTTCTTTGTTGGCTGAAAATCGGGGGAAAATAGCTCATGAATGGACAAATCACCAAATTAATCCTGAAAATAGAGAATTTTTAGCTCAATTACCCCATAGTTTCCATGAAGAAAATTTAGCTTTTGTTCACGGTAGTCCCCACAGCAACCACGAATACTTATTACCTGAACTGGACGCTTTTGCCGCTTTAGAACGAGTACTTTCCACAGATGCAGATGTGCTTTTTTGTGGTCATACTCATGTCCCCTATGTCCGTGACTTAGACGCAAGTAGTTTGCAAGTGCGTGTTCAAAGTCAAGGAACAGCAGCAAGAGAAATCAATTTTACAGCTAACTTGAAACGGATTATTAATGTCGGTTCTGTGGGAGAACCTCGACATGGCAGACCCAATGCAACTTATGTGATTTATGACACCGATAATCAAGAAGTGAAGTTGCGGGAAGTTGCTTACGATTATCAAAAAACCTGTGCTGCAATTATTGAAAAGGGTTTACCTGCTATTTTTGCTTGGCGTTTGTCTCAAGGTTTGGAATATGCTGAAAGGGCTGATGATGCGACTCATGTTT contains the following coding sequences:
- a CDS encoding GTP-binding protein, with the translated sequence MTSKLPEPSANESTKWQEELDSAIFTFEDIQAELNYKQAKTALRNLVNNLDLTTQEKSGLEAEITDLETMLSKLDSMVVQIAAFGMVGRGKSSLLNALVGQSVFETGPLHGVTRTEQKVNWTITEEIIGETERALRVTLRTNNQSQVELIDTPGLDEVDGETRAVLAEKIAKQADLILFVITADMTKMEHEALSQLREAGKPIILVFNKVDQYPEADRMAIYQKIRDDRVRELVSPDEIVMSAASPLVKTAVHRADGSRGIQLRQGHAQVDQLKLKILEILQREGKALVALNTMLYADSVNEQVVERKLMIREQNANELIWKAVMTKSLAIALNPVTVVDILSAVIIDIALILGLSQLYGIPMTETGAVKLLQKIALSMGGIGASELLANLGLSGLKTLLGISATATAGVTMAPYLSIAITQAGVAGVSSYGIGQVTKAYLANGATWGSDGPKAVVSQILSTLDETSILNRIKDELLTKIKLRKKL
- a CDS encoding class I SAM-dependent methyltransferase, which gives rise to MKKPDQLEKLYLQDLELRKNWYSPVADAYNKVRPRYSQEIINRTIELAELTPESKILELGCGPGNATVSYAQLGCSLSCLEPSQEACKFARQNCAAYPNVEIKQTTFEEWQLEPGKFKAVLAATSFHWMNPNIAYAKSAETLEKNGSLILLWNMTPQPNYEVYKTLHEVYQIHAPSSARYEDSTTQVKIVKSLGEKAIDSGYFQDLVTDHILCQVTYSIDNYLLLLNTLSPYLKLEASIRNALFAGLREKIEQHYGGSIEITYVSAFQVAKKV
- a CDS encoding YtxH domain-containing protein, producing MSNNRSGVFIGGLMLGATIGALTSLLVAPRTGRETRKLLKKSADALPELAEDISTSVQIQADRLSNSALRNWDDTLERLRDAIAAGVDATQRENQAIQRQTPANAENQDSLTQHLERS
- a CDS encoding TPM domain-containing protein, giving the protein MQLCFWRLVLVFIAVFCFSGSIWAMQSPSALAYENPDLLPAIFTPVVDLAKSLPDPQEEKLVRELEQFETDTGWKLRVLTQYDRTPGRAVIKYWGLDDKSILLVADSRGGNILSFSVGDAVYEFLPRTFWIELQTRFGNLYFVREQGEDQAILQALDSVKGCLLKGGCNVVPGLPREQWILTLITSAVGGVICGFAAQPRNDKQVFAWQWALIFSPLWGILFIAFGIGPVVTRTSDWLPLVRNISAFLIGVLVAYLSPVFSRPSSSHES
- a CDS encoding precorrin-8X methylmutase — its product is MEWHVTDAQSLAIIDSEIGDHVFSPAEYEIVRRVIYATSDFEYKSLIRFSEHALQSGAAALAARTTIVVDVPMVQVGIAYDIQNTFANPVYCSMEALTRPQKEKTRAAWGIETLAKRYPEGIFVVGQAQTALTALVELIETEEIRPALIIATPVGFVNVDTVKERLQESLVPYITIDSRKGNAVVASAIVDGLVDLAWQAYGQDRNGGN
- the dapB gene encoding 4-hydroxy-tetrahydrodipicolinate reductase; the encoded protein is MTNQSTIPVIVNGAAGKMGREVIKAVAQAPDMILMGALDTSAEHQGKDAGELAGLSEPLEVPITNQLEPMLGYVAGERQMAPGVMVDFTHPDSVYSNIRSAIAYGIRPVVGTTGLSPEQIQDLTDFAEKASTGCLLIPNFSIGMVLLQQAAVTASKYFDHVEIIELHHNQKADAPSGTAIQTAQLLAELGKSFNPPQVEETEKIPGARGSLADEGIRIHSIRLPGLIAHQEVIFGAAGQIYTLRHDTSDRACYMPGVLLAIRKVNQLKSLVYGLEKIL
- a CDS encoding DUF29 family protein; the encoded protein is MEELLELQQLLISGNISEALLLVEEMTEMSKDDKLNKIFSFGIILLMHLIKQSAEKRSTKSWEISIANAVKQIQRTNKRRKTGGNYITTAELQETLEDAYQSALNQAALEAFAGKYDPETVAKMVDKEMILEQAIALILGNAT
- a CDS encoding Uma2 family endonuclease, which produces MVQILTKPVTFDEFIQWYPETGLRYELHDGVIIEMNPPVGDHELVIGFLVRKLSAELDKLDLNYLIPKTTFIKPSNSKSAYSPDILLLNPENLVNEPFWKKESTITQAASVPLVIEIVSSNWKTDYSTKADEYESMGIPEYWIVDYAAFGGRRFIGNPKQPTLSVYSLIDGEYQVNQFKGDDLIISPLFTELQLTISHILQRI
- a CDS encoding AAA-like domain-containing protein, with the protein product MLTNNYDDGISQSDKIDYSPLRGLGVGFFSTKKRYIILYHLQVLHPSPTKTMTSPVQQYYQFGGSLPPHAPTYVTRKTDEDLYQAVKAGEFCFVLNSLQMGKSSLRVRTMQRLQTEKIACVAIDLTAIGTSGLNSEQWYNGIINNISESLKLEDKFDLDALWEENKPLYKFGKIHNNDYH
- a CDS encoding GTP-binding protein, with product MNIPIITVVAGLAGCGKTTWICQKLQNTVSLDNVIYYSPGNGKVPIDQTRIAAEFPEVKVFGDGQEIEFYTQLETAKLAYIELGFYLELSAIQQILNDVPYIAIAILPPQIQDSEYHHWAEKIVKGANIDISISPSQLWRVPSSGQVIDEDSLNEFWYEITHHAYGQVTRAKGIFDVADGRSIYGDFVAGIPATDFLELDLPRHLEGRPERFSGMEVWGKNLDESAIKQTLQDCYLSDIGIKQYQEQVKLILSEGEINQ
- a CDS encoding metallophosphoesterase, which codes for MKIAVMSCIHGNSEALDAVLSDIDHQKAEKIFCLGDLVGYGPYPNEVVTQIRSLEIPTCAGCWDEDIVEGLNACDCSYPSLLAENRGKIAHEWTNHQINPENREFLAQLPHSFHEENLAFVHGSPHSNHEYLLPELDAFAALERVLSTDADVLFCGHTHVPYVRDLDASSLQVRVQSQGTAAREINFTANLKRIINVGSVGEPRHGRPNATYVIYDTDNQEVKLREVAYDYQKTCAAIIEKGLPAIFAWRLSQGLEYAERADDATHVCTK